Part of the Nocardia farcinica genome, GAGCGTCTACGACGACCGGCTGACCGCGTGAATTCGGTTGCGGACGACCGGATCATGGAGACATGACCGCGCCCGGCATCGAGCTGCGCCTGTACGCCGAACTCAACGACTTCCTGCCGCCGCAGGACCGCCAGGACGCACTGTGGCGCCCGGTCCGGCCGCACCAGACCGTCAAGGACATCGTCGAAGCCGCCGGCGTCCCGCACACCGAGATCGACCTGCTGCTGGTGAACGGTGAATCGGTCGGCTTCGAGCATCATCCGCGCCCCGGCGATCGTCTCGCCGCCTATCCGATGTTCGAAAGCCTCGACATCTCCGGGCTGACCCGGGTGCGCCCGCATCCGCTGCGCGAGCCGCGCATGCTGGTCGACGTCAATCTCGGCGGCCTCGCCCGCCTGCTGCGGTTGATGGGCCAGGACGTGCGCTGCGACTTCGACGCCACCGACGCGCGGCTGGCCGAGATCTCGGCCGAGGACCACCGCATCCTGCTCACCCGCGACCGCGGGCTGCTCGCCCGTCGCATCGTCAGCCACGGCGTGTACGTGCGCGCGGACCGTCCGTTCGAACAGATCGTCGAGGTGATCGGCCGCCTCGATCTCGCCGACCAGCTGGCCCCGTTCACCCGCTGTCTGCGCTGCGGCGCGGTGTTGGCCGATGTCGCCAAAGACGAGATAGTCCACGAACTCTCACCCGGCACCCGGGAGAACTACGACACCTTCCGCCGCTGCACCGGATGCGGGCGGATCTACTGGGCGGGCGCGCACCAGCGCAGGCTGGACGATCTCGTCACGCAGATTCTCGCCGCGGTACGGCGTTGACCGGCACCGTCGGCATCGTTGGGCGGAATATCGTGGTGAGGAGCGCCGTTGGCATCGGTGCTCGGCATTTCACCGCCGTCGGCACGGCATCGATACGCATGAATGTCGAGGTACCGGACGAGCGGGTCGACGTGCTCGACGGTCTGGCCGCCCGCGCCCGTGCGGTGAGCAGGGAGTGAGCGGCGGCCGACGCTACTTCCGCGCCGAGCCGACGACCAACGGCACGATCGTGGGCAGGCGGGTCGGCATCCGCATGGCGGTGAGTTCCACCGTCGCGAATCCGCCTGCCCGGACCAGGGATTCGAAATCGCGGTTGGCGTGGCAGCCGTCGGCGAGGCGGCGTTGCAGCGGCGTGAGCGCGTCCTGGAAGACCGCGCGCACGCCGCTGCCGCGCACGTGTTCGTGGAACAGGAACACTCCCCCGGGCCGCAGCACGCGGTGCACCTCGGCGAGGGCACGGGCCGGATCGCGCAGCGAGCAGAAGACCAGCGAGGCGGTCACGGTGTCGAAGGCGGCGTCGAGGAAGTCGAGTGCGTGCGCGTCGCCGTCGATCACGCGCACCGGCACGTCGGGGGTGTCGGTGCGGGCGGCGAGCTGGGCCCGCAGGTCGGGGTTGGGTTCGAGCAGCACCAGCTCCTCGAGCTGGTCGGGATAGTGCGGCACGGACAGGCCGCTGCCCGCGCCGATCTCCAAGGTTCGGCCGCGGGCATGGGCGAGCTGGTCGCGGCGGATGTCCGCCTGCCCGGCGCGCTCGACGCGGTCCATGAAACGGGGATACCAGCGGGCGAAGGAACGCCGGCCGAAGGTCGTTGTGGTCATGGTGGCAGTCTGGCCCGCGCCCGCCCCGCTCGGCATGGCCGGTTCCGGCCATTTCCGAAGGCGGAAACGGGTGATCCGGGCGCGGGGGTCGGCGCGGTTGGCTGGCTGCCATGACGAATTCGACGACAACCACCCTCACCCTGTCCGCCGCCGAGAACGCCCTGCCCGGCATGTCCAACGGCGGCTTCGCCTGCGGCGCCTTCGCCGGTCTGGTCGGCGGCACCGCCACCGTCGTCCTCCGCCACGGGGTGCCGCTCGCGGTGCCGCTCACGGCGACCGGCGACGGCACGAAAGCCGCTGTCACCCACGGCGACACCCTGCTGGCCACAGCGGCGGCGGTCGAGCCGTTCGTGCTGGAACCGCCCGTGCGGGCGAGCATAGACCAGGCCGAGCACGCCCGGCGGTCGCATCCGATGCGCGGGATCGAGCACCCGCTGTCGGACTGTGTGGTCTGTGGACCCGACCGCGACGACGGGCTGCGGGTGACCTCCGGTCCCCTGCCCGGCCACCCGGACGTGCTGGCCAGCCCGTTCGTGCCGACCGAACGCTTCGCCGTGGCAGGCGTCGTGCGCGCGGCCGCGGTGTGGGGTGCGCTCGACTGCCCCAGCTACCCCGCCGCGGCCATGCGGGAGCGGCGGTTCTGCCTGCTCGGGAGTCTCACCGCGCATCAGCGCCGTCCGATCGAGGTCGGCGAGGAACTGATCTGCCTCGGCTGGACCCTCGACGCCGGGAACCGGTCGATACGCACCGCATCCGCCATCATCGATGGGTCGGGCGCGGTCGTCGCCTCCGCGCGGGCGGTGTGGGTGGAACTGCGGCGGCAGCCGTGACGATCGGGAAAGGTGGCATCATGCTGCGCGTCGAGGATCAACTCGTGCGCCACCTGAAGACCTCGGGCGGCGACATCGCGTACTCGGCGGTGGGCAGCGGCCCACCGCTGCTGGTCGGCGGCTGGTGGTGCAGCCACCTCACGCTCAACTGGGAGGATCCGCTGTTCCGGGCGTACCTGTCCCGGCTCGCCGAACGGTTCACCGTGATCCGCTACGACCAGCCGGGCCGCGGCGCCTCCGGCACCGGCGGGAACACCCTCGACCTGGACGGCGAGATCGCGGTCACCACCGAGCTCATCGAGGCACTGGGGTTGGACCGGCTCGCGCTCGTCGGCGCCTCCTCCGGTGCCGCCGTCGCCGCGGGACTGGCCGCCCGGATGCCGGGCCGGGTGCACCGTCTCGTGCTCTACGGCGCGTTCGCCCGCGGCGCCGACATCGCGCCCGAAGCGGCCCGCCGGGCCATGGTCGATGCCATCTCCGCGCACTGGGGTCTGGGTTCGCGGCTGCTCGCCGACATCTTCATCCCCGGCGCCGGCAATGCCGAGCGGGAACGATTCGCCCAGTTCCAGCGGTTGTCCGCGACCGCGGAGCAGGCGGCCCGGTCCCTGGCGGGCGCCTACGCACTCGACGCCACCGACTACCTGGCCGCCCTGACGGTCCCGACCACCGTGCTGCATCGCCGCGACGACCGCGCCGTGCCGTTCGCCCTCGGCGTCGACGTGGCGCGGCGGGTGCGCCGGGCCACGTTCGTGGAACTGCCCGGTGAGGACCACTTCCCGTGGCGCGGGGACGCCGGTGGGGTCGCCGACGCCACCTTGCGCGGTCTCGGGCACCCGATCCGCTCGCACCCCACCCCGCCCGGGCCCGCGGCCGTCACCGAGCGGGAGCGCGAGATCCTGCGGCTGGTCGCCGACGGCCTCACCGACGCCCAGATCGGCGAACGGCTGACGCTGAGCCCGCACACCGTCCACCGGCACATCGCCAACGCCCGCATCAAGCTCGGCGTCCGCTCCCGCGCGGCCGCCGCGGCCGCCATCCGGGATCGGTGACCCACGGTCAGGGACGACGGGGTGCGAGCAGATCGTCCGAGGCCGGGTACGGACGTTCCCGGGGCAGCGGCGTCCAGGCCGCCGTCGCCGACTCGGACAAACGGGATTAATTGGGTTGCCTTATTCTGGGTGGGGTAGGTTGCCATTCGATTGCAGAGAGAGCTGATGAGACGCGCCAAGCGCAAACCTCGAAGACCCTCCCCGCCCCCGTGTGACGCTCCCGCCGTCACCATTTCCCGGAGCCGACCGTGCTGACCGTTCTCGGTATCGCACTCGGCATCCTCGTCGTTCTGGCCATCACCGCCCTCACCGGCTACTTCGTGGCGCAGGAATTCGCGTACATGGCCGTGGACCGGTCTCGGCTCCGGGCTCGGGCCGAGGCCGGTGACGCGGCGGCGGCCCGCGCACTCACCGTCACCCGCCGCACGTCGTTCATGCTCTCCGGTGCCCAGCTGGGGATCACGGTGACCGGCCTGCTGGTCGGCTATGTCGCCGAACCGCTGATCGGCAGCGGGTTCGGGGATCTGCTGGGCGGCGTCGGCGTCCCCACCGCGGTGGGCGTGGCCGTCGGCACGGTGCTCGCGGTGGCGTTCTCCACCGTGGTGCAGATGGTGTTCGGCGAGCTGTTTCCCAAGAACCTCGCCATCGCCCGGCCGGAACCGGTGGCGCGTTGGCTGGCCAGGTCCACCACCCTGTACCTGAGGCTGTTCGGCTGGCTGATCACCCTGTTCGACGCCTCGTCGAACCTGCTGCTGCGCCTGGCGCGGATCGAGCCGGTGCACGACGTCGAGCATTCGGCCACCCCGCGCGATCTGGTGCACATCGTCGCCGAGTCCCGCGACACCGGCGAGTTGCCCGCGGAACTGTCGGCGCTGCTGGACCGGATCCTCGACTTCCCCACCCGCACCGCCGAACACGCGATGATCCCGCGCTCGCGGGTGGACTACGTGGGCGCCGGCGAGCCGGTCGCGCGGGTCCTGGCGAGGATGAGTGCCGGGCACACCCGCTATCCGGTGGTCGGTGACAGCGCCGACGACCTGCGCGGTGTGGTGCACCTGCACGACCTGCTCGACGACCGCGAGACCGGCACGGCGGGATCGCGGTGCCGGCCCGCGGTGTTGGTGCCCACCACGCTGCCGTTGCCGGACGTGCTCGCCCGCCTGGGGTCCGCGGGCGAGGAGATGGCGCTGGTCATCGACGAGTACGGCGGATTCGCCGGGGTCGTCACCATCGAGGACATGGCCGAGGAACTCGTGGGCGAGATCGCCGACGAGCACGACACCGCGATCGAGACCGAGGTCGTCACCGTCGACGGCGACGGCTGGCTGATCCGCGGGGACGTCCACCTCGACGAGGTGCGCCGCACCCTCGGCCACGCGCTGCCCGACGGCGACTACGAGACCCTGGCCGGACTGGTCATCACCGAGTACGGCGGCCTGCCCGAGGTCGGCACCACCGTCGCGATCACGCTCCCGCCGGACCCGGCCGAACTGATCATGGCCGACCCGCCACCGCGGCGGACCCTCCTGGCTGAGGTGCGTGCGGTGGACAAGCACGTGCCCGCGTCGGTGCGAGTGAGCGTCCGCGTCGAGGCTGCCGCGGGGCAGCCGGAAGGGGAGAACCGCGATGGATGACCCGTGGATCGTGCTGGCGGCCACGGTCGGATTGATCGCGGCGAGCGCCTTTTTCGTGGCCGTGGAGTTCGCCCTCATCGCCGCCCGCCGGCACCGCCTGGAAGACGCCGCGCCGCGCAGCCGCTCGGCGCGGGCGGCGCTGCGCAGCGCCTCGGAATTGTCGGTGCTGTTGGCCGGTTCACAGCTCGGTATCACGGTGTGCACGTTGGCATTGGGTGCAATCACCAAGCCCGCGGTGCACCACTGGCTCACCCCGGCCTTCGAGAACTGGGGCGCGCCGCTGTGGCTCGCCGATGTCGCCGGGTTCGTGCTCGCGCTGGTGATCGTGACGTTCCTGCACCTGGTCGTCGGCGAGATGGCGCCCAAATCGTGGGCGATCGCGCATCCGGAGAAATCGGCGACCCTGCTGGCGATTCCGATGCGCGCGTTCATGTGGCTGACCCGGCCGCTCATCGTCCGGCTGAACCAGGTGGCCAACTGGTGCCTGCGCAAGGTCGGCGTGGACCCGGTCGACCAGGTCGGCAGTGGTCAGGACCCGGATGCGTTGCGGCACCTGGTCGAACATTCGGCCACCGTCGGCACCCTCGACGAGCGATACCACGGACACCTGGTGAGCGCGCTGGAGTTGTCCGCGCTCACCGTGGGCGACATCGTGCCGTCCGGCGCCGACCCCAGCGGGGTCTCCCCCGACGCCGACGCCGAGCAGATCGCCGAGACCGCCCGCCGCACGGGGCATCTGCGTCTGCTCGTCGGCGCGGCCGGGCAGGTGGACGGCGTCGTGCACGTGCGCGACGCGTTGCGCGCCGAGCCGGGTGTCATCGCGGCGCGGTTGATGCGCCCGGCGCTGACCCTCGACACCGCGACCGCGGTCTACGAGGCGTTGCGGATCATGCGCGAGACCCGCAACCACCTGGCCGTCGTCACCGACGGCGACCGGGTGGTCGGCCTGATCACCCTGGCCGACCTGCTCGCCCGCCTGCTGCCCACCGCCGACACCGCGGCGTGAATGCCACCGGTGGCCGGTGCGCCGGCCACCGGATCACGCCAGCAGACCGCGGCACAGGAGGGTGAGTTGGGTGGCGGCGGCTGCGCGGTCGCGGCCGTCGGTGGCGGCCACCCGCATGCCCGCTTCGTTGATCGCGCCGAGCAGCAGCTGGGCGGTGAGATGCGGGTCGACGCCCTCGGCGAGCTGTCCGCGTTCGCGCAGCTCGGTGAGCAGGCCCGCGATCAGTGCCAGCGATCGCCCTTCGTCGATTGCCCGCCACCGGGTCCAGCCCAGGGCGGCGGGTGCTTCGAGGAAGACGATGCGCTGTGTGGTCGGATCCTCGGCCAGCACCCGCAACAGCGACGGGCCGAGGGCCAGGAACTTCGCGCCCGGTTCCGGGTGCTCGTCCAGCGCGTGCGCCACGCGCTCGACGAGCGCTCGCTCGGACCGTGCCAGCACCGCCGCCATGACCTCGCCCATGTTGGCGAAGTGGTGATAGAGCGCGCCCCGGGTCATGCCCGCGGCCTCGCTCAAGGTGGTGGTGGTGACGGCCGCGTAGCCGTCCGCCGCGAACAGCCGCGTCGCCACCTCGATCAACCGTTCCCGCGTGGCCTGCGCCTGCGCCTGTCGCAACGTCGTCACGACCGCGATCCTACCCTTGACATACAGAGTGCAGCTCACATTCACTGTGTAGGTGAACAAGGAACAGCTTCAGCAGATGGCGTCCGGTGGCACCGAGCTCATGCGGCTCTTCGTGCCGCAATCCCCTTTCGTGCGCCTGCTCGGCGTCCGGATCGAAGAACTGACCGACGACGAGGCGGCGCTGCGCCTGCCCTGGCGCCCCGAACTGGCCACCGTCGAGGACATGGTGCACGGCGGCGCCATCGCGGCACTCGCCGACATGACCGTGATGGCCGCGGCGTGGTGCGGGCGGGAACTACCCGGCGAATTGCGCGGGGTGACCGCCTCGTTGGCCATGGAATTCCTCCAGCCCGCCCGCGCCGAGGACCTGATCGGCCGCGGCCGGCCCCTGCGCCGCGGCGCGACACTCACCGCCTGCGAGGTCGACATCGTCACCGCGTCCGGCACCCACGTCGCCAAGGCGCTGGCCAACTACAAGGTGGGCTGACCCGTGCTGCGGATGAAGTCACGCTGCGAACTCTGCGGCGCCACGCTGCGACCGGACGGTGAGGCGTGGATCTGCTCCTACGAGTGCACCT contains:
- a CDS encoding Mut7-C RNAse domain-containing protein encodes the protein MTAPGIELRLYAELNDFLPPQDRQDALWRPVRPHQTVKDIVEAAGVPHTEIDLLLVNGESVGFEHHPRPGDRLAAYPMFESLDISGLTRVRPHPLREPRMLVDVNLGGLARLLRLMGQDVRCDFDATDARLAEISAEDHRILLTRDRGLLARRIVSHGVYVRADRPFEQIVEVIGRLDLADQLAPFTRCLRCGAVLADVAKDEIVHELSPGTRENYDTFRRCTGCGRIYWAGAHQRRLDDLVTQILAAVRR
- a CDS encoding class I SAM-dependent methyltransferase, which produces MTTTTFGRRSFARWYPRFMDRVERAGQADIRRDQLAHARGRTLEIGAGSGLSVPHYPDQLEELVLLEPNPDLRAQLAARTDTPDVPVRVIDGDAHALDFLDAAFDTVTASLVFCSLRDPARALAEVHRVLRPGGVFLFHEHVRGSGVRAVFQDALTPLQRRLADGCHANRDFESLVRAGGFATVELTAMRMPTRLPTIVPLVVGSARK
- a CDS encoding hotdog family protein — protein: MTNSTTTTLTLSAAENALPGMSNGGFACGAFAGLVGGTATVVLRHGVPLAVPLTATGDGTKAAVTHGDTLLATAAAVEPFVLEPPVRASIDQAEHARRSHPMRGIEHPLSDCVVCGPDRDDGLRVTSGPLPGHPDVLASPFVPTERFAVAGVVRAAAVWGALDCPSYPAAAMRERRFCLLGSLTAHQRRPIEVGEELICLGWTLDAGNRSIRTASAIIDGSGAVVASARAVWVELRRQP
- a CDS encoding alpha/beta fold hydrolase, encoding MLRVEDQLVRHLKTSGGDIAYSAVGSGPPLLVGGWWCSHLTLNWEDPLFRAYLSRLAERFTVIRYDQPGRGASGTGGNTLDLDGEIAVTTELIEALGLDRLALVGASSGAAVAAGLAARMPGRVHRLVLYGAFARGADIAPEAARRAMVDAISAHWGLGSRLLADIFIPGAGNAERERFAQFQRLSATAEQAARSLAGAYALDATDYLAALTVPTTVLHRRDDRAVPFALGVDVARRVRRATFVELPGEDHFPWRGDAGGVADATLRGLGHPIRSHPTPPGPAAVTEREREILRLVADGLTDAQIGERLTLSPHTVHRHIANARIKLGVRSRAAAAAAIRDR
- a CDS encoding hemolysin family protein gives rise to the protein MLTVLGIALGILVVLAITALTGYFVAQEFAYMAVDRSRLRARAEAGDAAAARALTVTRRTSFMLSGAQLGITVTGLLVGYVAEPLIGSGFGDLLGGVGVPTAVGVAVGTVLAVAFSTVVQMVFGELFPKNLAIARPEPVARWLARSTTLYLRLFGWLITLFDASSNLLLRLARIEPVHDVEHSATPRDLVHIVAESRDTGELPAELSALLDRILDFPTRTAEHAMIPRSRVDYVGAGEPVARVLARMSAGHTRYPVVGDSADDLRGVVHLHDLLDDRETGTAGSRCRPAVLVPTTLPLPDVLARLGSAGEEMALVIDEYGGFAGVVTIEDMAEELVGEIADEHDTAIETEVVTVDGDGWLIRGDVHLDEVRRTLGHALPDGDYETLAGLVITEYGGLPEVGTTVAITLPPDPAELIMADPPPRRTLLAEVRAVDKHVPASVRVSVRVEAAAGQPEGENRDG
- a CDS encoding hemolysin family protein; the protein is MDDPWIVLAATVGLIAASAFFVAVEFALIAARRHRLEDAAPRSRSARAALRSASELSVLLAGSQLGITVCTLALGAITKPAVHHWLTPAFENWGAPLWLADVAGFVLALVIVTFLHLVVGEMAPKSWAIAHPEKSATLLAIPMRAFMWLTRPLIVRLNQVANWCLRKVGVDPVDQVGSGQDPDALRHLVEHSATVGTLDERYHGHLVSALELSALTVGDIVPSGADPSGVSPDADAEQIAETARRTGHLRLLVGAAGQVDGVVHVRDALRAEPGVIAARLMRPALTLDTATAVYEALRIMRETRNHLAVVTDGDRVVGLITLADLLARLLPTADTAA
- a CDS encoding TetR family transcriptional regulator encodes the protein MTTLRQAQAQATRERLIEVATRLFAADGYAAVTTTTLSEAAGMTRGALYHHFANMGEVMAAVLARSERALVERVAHALDEHPEPGAKFLALGPSLLRVLAEDPTTQRIVFLEAPAALGWTRWRAIDEGRSLALIAGLLTELRERGQLAEGVDPHLTAQLLLGAINEAGMRVAATDGRDRAAAATQLTLLCRGLLA
- a CDS encoding PaaI family thioesterase, which produces MASGGTELMRLFVPQSPFVRLLGVRIEELTDDEAALRLPWRPELATVEDMVHGGAIAALADMTVMAAAWCGRELPGELRGVTASLAMEFLQPARAEDLIGRGRPLRRGATLTACEVDIVTASGTHVAKALANYKVG